Within the Channa argus isolate prfri chromosome 12, Channa argus male v1.0, whole genome shotgun sequence genome, the region tttactcATGAGAAGAAAATATACCTTTGGACGTTCAGATAACTCTCTGATTTCTTCATATCAATGAAGGAAACTTGAAAACAGGATGGTTTTCTAGTTCTGAATTGtagcatttaaatacacatataCCTTATAACATTGCTGTAACTTCAATGCACATATCTTCAGTTACAGGTAGTTTCACATCACTTTGTTTGTGGTGAGccagagtggtgtgaaaataaTAAGCTGTACAGTTTGTCTGCTGTCCCAGGTCCTCAGCTTTCTCTTGGTCTCATGCAAACACAGAACGCAGTGTTATGCTCATCAGCTCTTATCTTAACGGCATGTTTTAGCACCATTTGTTGGCCCAGAAAAACTGGTGCAGCAGTAGGTCTTCATCAGAGCCAGTTCTGATGAATGGCTTGTTGTGTCATGGCACATACATTGTGTACAGAGGTGATAGAAAGTTGtcaaagtaaaagtgcaaatattggCCTAAAAAGTAGTGATGGCGAGATTAAGCTTCATCTTTGGGTCCATTGAACTGGACCAAAAGAATTAAACAGATCTTGCTTAACCAGTCACGTGGTACAGCCCGGCGGCAAGGTTTCAGACATCATCACATAAGCCATTGAAAAATACTTCGATACTTGCTTAAACAAATTATTCTGGATTAACCGACAGATGCCTCAACACAAGCCTTAGCACGGCAAGTCACATCACTACTGAAAAGTCTCCATTACAAATACTACTTCAAATATTTTCGTCAGGTAAActtactaagcagattatcttaattttaattaaagaaaagaaaacaatctaTTTTAAATGATACTGGTTATGTAATTGTGGCAAAACATGTAGAATAATTAATGAAACCTAAGGGTCAAAACTCATTGttggtaaaagtggagctgattttaacctcttcatgtgctgacaggtggttaactcaaTGATATATAATTATCTATTAGTTCagaatattttcaaaaaagtaaaagaatatTATATCATGTCTTCTTGTTTCTATTGTATTGatcaataaacacaatttaaaagaacAAGAATTAACATTTGGAAGTAAAGATTGGCAGTTACTCGTTTCTATTCTTCTAGAGAGCAGGATACCACAGGACAGTGCAGTGATGACTAATTTAATGTAATCAGCCTGTCAGACTAAACTCGACTCCACTAATTAGACtttgttcaaataaataaataagttgaGTAGTGTTGGTCACAAACATAAAGATGTGAAGTCATACCTCTCTTCTTTGGTTTGGGGTTTTTGATAACTATTTGTCCATAATTTACATCTCCATTTCTCTCGGCTGAGGAGACTGAAGGTAGATGACTCTCTGCAAAATACAATACACACAAGTTACATTATTACAACGAGTACAGCAAATATTCAGCTGCAAGTACTGCAGTAACCAGTTTATTAAAgcaataacacatttttcagttctatatgaatatatatgaaaaaacagcagcaaccATCACAATGTAGCTAAAGGCTCAGCAGTAAAAGTTTAACATGAACTGAGTTATAGTTTATactgtgtttgcttgttttttagtttttgagtggctaattttaaatgaaacaactgAAACTTTGTAACAGTGAAATCAAAATGTGATCATTTAGTGTCACATAAAAGGGTTAGTTTAAGATAGAATATTCCACGTGCAGAGTGCATAACTTCATAAACTCTTTAGACTATGATATCAACAGACAGACAAGTGTTTTTATCAGAAACAGGAAACTGGTCGACCACAAGGTACAAACAACCTAAATCACCTCATATACTGTCAtcctccaaaataaaaaaccttcatcttaaaaaataatttagcagAGTgatcaaatctaaaaaaaaatcatatcaaaTCACATAATTCACTTGTGATTTCTGTTGCTATTAAACCCTGACATTTTACTGTGCCTTCAGAATCCATTTTATCCTCATAGCCTAAAAACTGCACCAGTTTCCAAAAGAGGtccaaaactcttttttttttacaagtcctgcattttaacatttcctaATATTCCAGTGTTTTCAGTTTCTAAAACTATAATCATATAGTCCCCACAGGAGACGATGGTTcacaataaactaaataaacagtttaatgTGTCTTTAACaattaaaactccacaaaaaacaaatgaaagctaAACCCCTTCATATTCAGTTTTAAACCTCAGCATCAAAGATGTCTTGAATATGTGAAATATAAACCAGTGTGATATTGTTGCAATTGATGAAGATGATTagtaaagtgattttttttttttagtttaacagTAGAAAATGATCAGTTTCAAATGTCTGTAGTTGATGAGTCACTGAATTGTTGATGGGTGTTTATTAAgttgttataataaaaaaaaacacccatgtCCTTTgctctgtgttctgctgtggttGGTGACATGATATTTGACATCACTATAATCCAACATCAACTTCTACCTCTgcaacattagaaccacctcttcttataattcaCTCCAGTACAATTACACCcactataataataaacagagagtagagttatcacctttctgacagtttcaacctaaactgagaaattacacattgtaaaagtagaattcatggcagagctgctgaattGGATTGAACATCAACAGAGATAGAAAAACTTAATAATCAACAGAAGAACTGTAGAATTTAACTTAAAACATGGACAtgatcaactttttttttaattaaagcgtAAAATCCAGATATTTGTCTCACCTTCAGATTTCTTTCCACGTTGTCGTCTcaccagtaaaaacaaacacatcagacaCAGAACcagaacacagacacatgtaAGAGACAACAACACATATTGAAAAGTGAAGGAAAACATTTCtgaagagggaggagaagaggaggtggtTGAAGGGTCAGGTGTGGTTGCAGGTTTctctaaaatgaaacaaaaataaaaagctagaattaaaaagtaataaaacatttactatttactgttCACTCATTTACTATTTAGtgtcacattaaaaaagttGAGTTTTTGTTCCTTTTACTTCTCTCCAGCATATTTCTAAAagtaatgtttgtttctttgttaccATTAAAACGTTTTCACATTATAAATGATCAATGCAGAAACCTGCTGAACACAAAGTCCTTTGAAGATTTgtctgacctgtgacgtagatccagctgggtggagactctccatgactgctgatgttacacttgtagaggccttcatcagacttggtaacatggtggatggtcatgtgacctgtaggctcagtcctgatgagggagccatctttatagaaatcagctgggagcttggagggaggcctctttgtttgacagtgcagagagacatcatgtccctccatcacagggaggacaggactctgcaggatcactgctccacctcaacacagagacaaactatagcatttcatccatttccacacagcttcatcaacactaactccacagtctgatcttaccagtgacagtgatgttgatgctgttactggttgatccgtctctggactcacaccagtaaactccattGTCCTCTATGAACATGTAACTGATGGTACATGAAGAACCAGCTTGTTTTCCCCAGTCAGTTTCACACTGAGTCCTCTGTTGTCtggttgtgttcctcctcagtgtccatccagcagagctgtcgtcCTCACAGATCAGAGACACAGATTCTCCTTTGAAAAACTGAGATCTGctgggactcacagtcagacgAGCTGTGAGGGTTAAAATCAGACACTGCTGATCATTTTTTCACATCCTACAACAGAAAACCTGACACAGCTTCTGGTGTCACAGCTTGTATGAAGTATTTAAGTGAACAGCTGCTATTTTATTCTTTGAAGTACAGAGTAGAAAACTGCAATGATGGTTTCTGTTACTGAGTCACTGAACAGTGTAAAAGATGATTTTCTCTCTAAAACTTCTCTGAAGCTGTCAACATACAAAGATCATCAACATCTAAAGACTTAATGTTTCTTAATCAAGCTTTTTAACTGTTCGGTCCTTCAttaattaaagatttaaatTGTGATAGAAGAAGTTTACTGACCCTGGTTTGTTGAGCAGCACTGCAGTAAAGAAACAactaaagagaaacaaaagctgaggttaaaaaaatacacaaactcaaaaatacagaaaacatgtttcatcattataaacacatattttatctACATCTATGTTTGTCACAGTTTCTGTGTCAGTCtagtttgttttgtcctttctttCCGTCCCCTGCTGTTCCTGTTTTCTGAGAACTGGTTTAGAAATGACAGCTACAGTACTTTATCAGTACTTTATCAGTACTTTATCAGTACTGTTGTCACGATTGTGACTCTGACctgtgttgccatggttaccgttcctgtctctctcctctgttctgCCTAATTTGCCTCCCTGGTTTCACCTGCTGCCTCCCCTTCATGTACCTCGTTCACATGCTCCTCGGTGCCAGAACGTCTTCCTGTTTTCCTCGGATCGTGCCATCACCCTGTCCTCTGTCTCCTGTTTGTCCTGCTTGATTTTCTAATCATTCTCCTCTGAATTCTTCCTGTGCTTCCTGTGATCCTCACCTGATCCCAGAGTCTTCAGTTTTTCCTCGTTTGGCCTCAGAACCGGAATTTATTGTGTCGTCTGTGTTTGTTACTTTGTACGGTTTTCTGTAGTTCTCTTGCCTCTTACAGCTGCCGTTagttctctctcttgctctggTTTCTTTCTGAACCAAGCTGCAGACGATCATTCACTCAGTAAAGCCTGTGTTTCTGTTAAGTCCCTGAATCCAAGTCATTACTTACATCCTCTTTTCTCTATATCTGCAGCGTGAACGCATTCATCCTCCTCACTCGCCTGCTTCTCCATTATTTCCCTTATTTTCAATTAACTGTCTTTCCACTCGCTCGCTGCCTGTGTTGTTTCTTGGTCCACTTACACTGACAACTTTATCAGTTGGAATCATGTTTTCTTGATGAAGCAACTTTTCTATCTGTCACTGAACAAATATTATGTATTGATCTTCTGATGCTGTGATCACTATTGCTGCCTGCAGTACACTGTGTTAGTGAATCAATGTTCCTCTTCCTAGTTTTTATTGTCAGaacttaaaacaaacagaaaagttcAAATtaagttgattaaaaaaactaatctaGATTTCCTAGCAAGAATAGTttgaaaattaaagtttaattattGGTCTTTTTTGtagtgtaaagaaaaatgcaagGTTCAAAACTTGCTTTCTCTTTAATAAGTTCATTTCGATCATGGTACAATCTAGTACAATGTGTCTGTTGAAGCAGTTTCATAATATTAAAGCTGCAGAACTCTGATTCTGACTCTTAGTTTAAACAGTTACAGTAAATCTTCAAATGAGGGAGTTTAATCAGTGGGTACTTTGTATTATAGAACTATAGAACCAAGAATgttcaataaatatatttaatgtaacaAATCCAATAAGCAAAACTGAGGTTTATACAACAGACCACTGAAATGACCCTGACATTGATGATTGAAATTGAAACAGCTAAATGAACAATACTAACACAATAGTTTACACAAGTAATATTTGTTCATCAGGATAATTAAGTGTGCGACAAGCATGAATTGTTCTTTTTGACTTGGATCATTTGTTAAAGCAGCGCTGTGAGTTGTGTTATGTTGAAACAAGCTACATTTCACAGTGAAGTGTGTAAACTGAGTTATTTGATATTTACAACTTCACATAATGTCACATTaggtgtttatgtatttttcatttcattctgagGACACTGGAAAACAGACTAAATATCCTGaaatcagtttcagtttttcagagCAGACGGTAAAACCAGaggttaaaacaaacacacagtttactTACAGAACAAACACTGTAGAAATGTTTCCTCCATTGTCCACTTCAGTCATTTGTGACCAACTTTCAGATTTTTCTTACAAACACCAAGTAAAACCCGCCTTCTTCCTGTAAGTATGTTGGTggttttctcttctcttctattTGTACTAAGTCATTCAGCTGTTGCTATCTTGAAGCTGAGTCGTGTAACATGGCCTTTGTTCttataaagaaagaaatctacCTCTTCTAGAtaagtgtttctttttgttggttGGTTTTAAATTTCACCAATACAGCTGAAGTGATAAAATCCAAAAATACTACACACGACTTCAGTGGTGGGTGAAGTCTTGTcatctaaaaatacaattacCAATCGtggcctttctatgtggagtttgcatgttctctctgtgcttgtgtgagtttcctcccacagtgcaaacacatgcatgttaggttaactggtgactgtcaggtgcctgtaggtgtgaactGCTTCAACACTGTTGTGTTTGTACTATTATTGCTATGTACCTTTTAGTCATCATGTTCATTCCAAATTATTTTACAGCTAATGTTACTAGTTGTTCTTCCAAAAGTTAACACAATTTAAAGGGTGTTGAAGAAGTATGGGCCCTGGTATTTTTATTCTCCCAACTGAAACAAAGTTTTGCCAACTTAGCAGGTAATTACAGCTTACTTATATTTAAATCCCACCAAGGAATAAATCTTAATGATTTGTAAACACAACACCaatacacaatattttaaatgcaaataatacaTATAgtaaagcaaaaatatatattcaaatgtgaaaataatgaggaaaaaaagaagtaaaattcatgttttttataaaGGCGGACCCAAGTGATGAGAGGGAGTGAACTAATAAACTGCTTTATTGTAAGAAACCAAATCCAAATCACCGGAGTCAGAAATACAAATAACACAGATTGGGTAAACCAAAGAGCAAAGTGTACTGTCCAGGAGTAAGACAAGGATCTGGCaaggaactgtggggaaagctggacctaaatattgaggggaacaggtgtaaacaataatgactgataacgaaaggctacaaaataaaagtccaaggcaggaagtggaactgagggcCATTAGTGACAAAATGAAGGTACAAAACTTAAAATGAATtccttttttcttaaataacaCTTCTCTTCACAAAATCTGTTAAAGTATAACTTATTTCTGAATTTTAACACACCACTAAAGGGGCtgcactcactcacacatacacacttaaaacactaaaacagccctttaaaataaataaagtgcagCAGGCCTGAGTCTATGCTTGTgaacaagcaaaaaaacattttagattacAACTTACCCTGTAGTTAAGTCGTATTTACAGGGTACATTTTGGTAATAATGCAGCAGCAAgactcatttttaatcagccaaaaaggacacgTGTCACACCTCTCtccagatctctgcactggcttcctgtagctgcctgcatcatgttcaaagctctgtctcttgcccgAAGCGGTCAGCTTAACAGCTCCCCCCACCTCAATTCCTTTATTCAGGTCCACAATCCCTTCTGTCATCTGCACTCTGTAAACAAATGACATGTGGTGGTCTCAGCACcaccaacatgttctcatcccacagcgccAGATACTGATGCTtcctaaatggtaaatgttctgcagttatatagcactttacactgcttcttattcacccattcacactcacaatcactcacacactgatgggggagctgctatgcagctggataacactcaccgggagcaacagCACACAGGTACTtgcttactatagtaaccacagagaggtggtttggacatgttcagaggagaaactgtgaatatatcagtagaaggaggctgaggttggagctgccaggcaggaggtctagaggaagagcaaagaggagatttatggatgtagtgagagaggacatgaagttagttggtgtgagtgaagaggacgCAGAGGACAGCATTAGATGGAGGTACCaggcaactgtggcacaggaggtagagcagtcatccacctgTCTCACATTCGTTGATTTGATCCctagctcctccggtcacatgttgaagtctCTTTGAGCAATACACAGAAGCCCAACTTAGGTACTCCAGGTGAGTGTTCTTGAGTGATTGTGTGATTCTGAGTGCTGTGATGGCCTAAGCCAGATGTGGGTTCTGTCTTTGTCCATGTGTGGTTGGCTCTGTGTTCCTTGTCTTCCAGTAAGGCCAGTGGGTGGAGCTGAGTGTTAAGCATGCCGCACATCTGTGTCAATTGGGTTGAGGTTCCTATAAAGGAGGCCTTAAAGATCGGCTCTCTCTCTTGCTGaattctctttttgtcttgtctACATGTAGACACACTCTTTTACACtttccatccaacaaaaacaaaaaacaatcaaactaattttaatgtgttatttataaacagttttttatgtttatgtgtttttatgtttatgtgttgctgtccataatttacattttagactGGGATgcacataaaacaataacattttaaaagagttTGCTGTGGTGCAGCTGGTAGAGCAGTTTTCCATAAACTGCTGGGTTTCTTGTTAtttcctggttcctcctggctacatctGTTGGCATCTTGGAAAGAAAACTATTACTTAAGTAGCAGTGCTACAACAATTCTGCACGAgatcaataaagtttatttttaaaaacgatcaaaaaattgttttatttgttcaatGTATCAGTTTAGTTGCTCATGTATAGACTGTAGgagctacagtatgtactaTTTGCATTTAAGTTAGATTGAGTTGCACAATGGACTCGTCACTAGATGGCAGAGTTGACACACTGTACAGCTCAGAGAAAACTACTACTGAGAAAATCTGAGGAAAAAACCTACAAATAtcttatttactgtgttttaagaaatgcctttttttaaagcagttttctttAGTAGTAAAagaactaagcaaaaaaaaaaaatcttatctaGGAATTTTCTAACATTGCCACTGTCTCCAGCTACATAGACCAAACAAACTCTATTCAACCAGCTGTTTCTTCAGTGACGCAGGACCTTGATGTCAGGCTACATCTGTAGGAGGTTTAGGCATTTGTTTTTTCGGTGTCTACTCACTATGTTTGTCACcttattgttttcttatttttttatcttgctTTTTGGCAAACAATGTTAACATCTGTCCAGGGACTGTAAATAACAAATTACCTTTTAGTTAATTCTAGTAATTTGCTTAAATTAtagagtaaaagtaaagtaagacACAGTGCCACCTCACCATCTTCTGGCCCTGTTGAACAACCAGTGGCCTGCCAAGCACAGGCCTGCTCTTCGCcagtgacacaggaggcctggttCCCGGCTACAGGAAAACATCAGAGCAGTAAACACTCTCAGATGAGGTGTGACACCTGCCACATCTCATCTGGTCAACCGGTCCACTGTGCTGGAACAGTTCGTCGGATCACCTTCTCTGGTCCAGCCAAGTTCACTGTGCACCATGAGCTGAGCTTATTCATCTCCAAAAGAATTCTAATGCTGGGTCGTGTTGCTGGCtagttctccagactcctcagcctgtACACGTGGCTTTAACCACATGCACATGGACAATTTTAACCTGGTAACATCCTCAGTATTTTAAAGAAGATTTTCTGTGTTGTGACAAAAATTGCAAGGCAAGTTACACATTATATTTATGGTGAGGTTTATTcagcaaaagagaaacacagtagAGCGGATCATTCGAGTTGGTCAATCCGATTAACAAGATTTACAGGTTGTGTTCGGCCTTTTAACCACTCAGTTTACACAAAAGGACAGAGgaatgagtcaatgcaaatgaACCTTACAGAATATATATACAGGTGAATACAGAGTGGTCAGGAATCTTATTAGCAAGTGACTTCTAATCTTCCTTTGTGTTCCCTGCTGGAACAGACTTCTGAGTATGTACTCATCCTCctttactgaaacttggttgcagcaggaagaatatgtcagtttaaatgagtcatattaatgatcatgttcctagaaacacagactgaggtggaggagtagcagcaatcttccattctagcttatcaataaaccatagacctaaacatagttataactcatttgagagtcttactcttagcctttcacacccaaactggaaaactcaaaaaccactattatttgttagtgagagtttttgactgaatttagtgcttagtacagataaagttattatagtgggtgactttaacattcatgtagatgctgacagtaactgtgtttaattcattattagattcaaaatgtaaataaacccactcactgtttttgtCAAACCTTAGACCTGGTCCTTACACATGTAATTGAAactaataatttaacaatatttcctcacaactctcttctgtctgaccattttctgataacatttaaatttacaataacggactatacagcagttagggataaattccactatagcaagtgcttatctgaaaatgctgtgaacaaatttaaggaaatgATTCCTTCATCCCTTGATtccatgtgtcaatacaatggaaagtagcctcCTTAACATTACTCCTGTACAAGTAATGTTAAGGTGTTGATAATTCTGCTGCCTCATTGTGTATAATACTAAAGgaagcagtgaatcagaggaggcaATGTACATGGTCGtcgtcttcttttcctttgggctgttccctttcaggagtcgccacagcaaatcatgtgcctccatctaactctgtcctctgcatcctcttctctcacaccaactaacttcatgtcctccctcactacatccataaatctcctctttggtcttcctctagacctcctccCTCCtacttcaacatcttaagctctgctacctccagctctgcctcctgtcttttcttcagtgccactgtctctaagccgaacaacatctctggtctcaccactgtcttgaacatctttcctttcatttatcacacaacacacctgacacttttctccacccgttccaacctgcctgcactcacctcttcacctcttttccacacccCCGGTtactctgaaccgttgaccctaaatacttaaagtcctgcaccttcttcacctctgctccctgtaacctcaccattccacctgggtccctctcattgacacacatgtattctgtcttgctgcggctaagcttcattcctctgttttccagagcagacctccacctctctagattttcctccacctgctccctgctctcactacaaataacaatgtcatctgcaaacatcatagtccatggagattcttgtctaacctcatctgtcagtctgtccatcaccagagcaaacaagaaggggctcagagctgatccttgatgcagacccacctccaccttgaactcctctgtcacacctacagcacctcaccacggtcttacagctctcattcatgtcctgcaccactctaacatacttctctgctgctccagacgtcctcatacaataccacagctcctctctctgcaccctgtcatacactttctctaaatctacgaagacacaatgcaactccctctgaccttctctgtacttctccatcagcatcctcaaagcaaatactgcatctgttgttctctttctaggcatgaaaccatattgctgctcacaaatgttcacctctgcccttagccgagcttccactactctttcccacaacttcattgtttggctcatcagctttattcctctgtagttgccacagctctgcacatctcccttgttcttaaaatttggtaccagtacacttttcctccagtcctcagcatcctctcactctccaagatcttgttaaccaaactagtcagaaactctactgccacctctcctagacacttccatacctccacaggtttgtcatcaggaccaactgcctttccactcttccaCTCCGCTCGCACAAATCTTGCAGACATCAGAACAGTAGCAAAATTCCACCCGTAAAAAGACAATTGTGAGGCTTTCGAGCACTTTTTCTTAAAACCtaagtgttttctcagattattagacatttacatttagtttttgggtgattacatttgcacattttacttaaacacaaatattatttacagttaaacatttgtgtacagacacacagactgaaatacaaatcccatcacgcacacacaaatccatgtacacatacaaataattttactaCTATTCTTACTCTACTTCCATACACGTGTCATTTTGAATTTCGTCAGACTAGTTCGGTTCATACTTTGAGCTGCGGCAATGACTGGTTCTTTTTAAATCCCAAAATCTTAAGTTTTGCAACAAAAAATCGT harbors:
- the LOC137137914 gene encoding Fc receptor-like protein 5 isoform X1, which produces MEETFLQCLFFVSLLQCCSTNQARLTVSPSRSQFFKGESVSLICEDDSSAGWTLRRNTTRQQRTQCETDWGKQAGSSCTISYMFIEDNGVYWCESRDGSTSNSINITVTGGAVILQSPVLPVMEGHDVSLHCQTKRPPSKLPADFYKDGSLIRTEPTGHMTIHHVTKSDEGLYKCNISSHGESPPSWIYVTEKPATTPDPSTTSSSPPSSEMFSFTFQYVLLSLTCVCVLVLCLMCLFLLVRRQRGKKSEESHLPSVSSAERNGDVNYGQIVIKNPKPKKRETDPAAVYSAVRTEDVSYGRIVIRPNRSREPQLEPEVVYSSLK
- the LOC137137914 gene encoding Fc receptor-like protein 5 isoform X2 — protein: MEETVLQCLIFVSLLLCCSTNQARLTVSPSRSQFFKGESVSLICEDDSSAGWTLRRNTTRQQRTQCETDWGKQAGSSCTISYMFIEDNGVYWCESRDGSTSNSINITVTGGAVILQSPVLPVMEGHDVSLHCQTKRPPSKLPADFYKDGSLIRTEPTGHMTIHHVTKSDEGLYKCNISSHGESPPSWIYVTEKPATTPDPSTTSSSPPSSEMFSFTFQYVLLSLTCVCVLVLCLMCLFLLVRRQRGKKSEESHLPSVSSAERNGDVNYGQIVIKNPKPKKRETDPAAVYSAVRTEDVSYGRIVIRPNRSREPQLEPEVVYSSLK